The DNA segment ttgcaaaagctggtcattcttctggtttcttataatatatatttacttattatttattgttctttatattgtgtatttctatttcttatactttctatttactaataattttataatttaagatgaatttacattttaagatagatgtttaaatactaatgtactttttccattttttttaaattgtgtatttccttttcttatactttctatttgcgtaatatatatattttatattttaagatagatgtttaaatcttaatataatttttccattgtttttaagttgtgtatttctttttcttatactttctatttacttaatatctatattttacattttaagatagatgtttaatatttaatgtactctttccattttttaaaattgtgcatttacttattattgtatatataattcatatatttatatatttataatatttacttattatttatttttctatatattgagtatttctctttcttatactttatatttagttaatatctatattttattttttaagatagatgtttaaatcttaatgtatttttacgtttttaatgaaaacggcaatgtttaatagaagaacttgagTCGCTTGTGACATAGGGTCACTTCAAGTTTTTAATTGGCCAAGTGGGTCGCTGGAAGTTTTTACTGTCGAAACGGGCCGCTAGGGGGGAGAGAAATAAATCGGTGACGAATTTGGCCTTATGACCCGTAATGTTCTGGGCCGTGACCCATGAAACTCTTGAAAGTGACCCAGACGAAACGACCCTAAGACTTAGCGACCCAAGCGGCCCAGAAGTTTCCGCACGTGTGAGTTcgagatttatttattttatttttttgggtgACCGGTAGCAAAGGTTAAAGGTAATATTAACCATTCCTTTTCCCGCCGTTCACTGTTTTCTGATATTTGtggtaatattaattaaactaatatgTTATAAAACGCTAACTGGGTAATGGTGAGAAGCAACTAAGAACTGGTGTACAACTAAAAGAAGCAACCCTACGATAAGAAGATATTCCCATCCTCTGAGGCCGTCGATGCTTATCCACCATAACTGAAAAGGATGGAAACAATTAGCGGTGGTCGGAACGTCGGGTCAAGTAGTGGTGGCACAGGTAGTAAGGAAATCAGGACCAACGCCGGCGAAGGTACAGAGTTTGAGCTCGAAGTTTCTGTATTTGTTTTTACAATTGTGTGCTTCCTCTATTTGGCAAATGACACTAACGGGTGCTCATGCTTGGACCGTAGGTCTGTGTAATTCTTGCATTGTGGTTATGGCTGGGAGGTGGATAATGTTTGACGATGGAGCTTGGGATTTCAAGATAGACAATGATAGAATGGGTAGAGCCGTCGATTCGTCCAGAATTAGAGGTGCTGAGGAGTTAAAAACGTGTATTGTAGCTGCGTATGGGCTTTTGGGAAGGGAAGTGTTAGCCGAGATGTCGTATTGGCTGAATGATGGAGAGAGTGAAATGGTGGGCCTAGTGGCTTCTCCCGTCGAGATAGCAACGGACAAAGATTTCAGGATTTTCAAGGCGCTTCACCGGGCAGACAAATCCGTCAATCTCTTCGTAACGTTAAGAGAAAGTGTCGGAGGAGAAATGAGATTTCTAAGGTCGGAACGAGTAATACGGGTCCAAATGAATGCACCTGTTCGACCTCCTGATGAAGATGTTGCTTTTTTGATGGAAGTTCAGCAAATCGAAGAACGCTACAAACGCAACTCTCAGTCTGGCGGCATGGTTGCGACGTCAAAGGACCAAGACAAAAGCGGAGAAACTCTTGACGACGGGAATGGGGCTAATTCAGAGAATTGCGAGCAAGAAAAGGGGAATGTTTGTGGAGATGACTTGGCAGTGGATGATAGAGAGAATAAGGAAGGCAAAGTCGAAGAAGGAGGCGCAGTAAAAACGGCGCCAGATAATCTGCCTCAACAAATCTTTCTCATAGAAGATACGAGAACGCTAAGTGTTGAACAGGTCTCAGTGGAGAATGGAAATAATAGAGGAGCTCACGAAGATGTTGCTGCAGAAGATGAAGGCGATGATAGCGATTACGACTACAATGGCTGGCATGATTATTGTAGAAACGATTGCGTGACGGACGACGACGACGATTTTGTAGAAGGTCCAGGCAAAGGAAGAAGTGGTGGACAGTCTGGTGGGAAGGGTATTCGGCGTCCTGGCGGTATTGGTGGCACATGGGCTGCAAAATCGGCGTATGGTAAGAAGCAACGATCACGTGGAGATGGatatatatccaaaaataaCGATTCTTCTGTGGAAATCACCGATCTAGCAAGAGATCTTGGATCACCCTCTAGATTGGACACAAAAGTAACAGAGACCGAGGTAGGTGTTGATGTTGTTCTTGTGACGCCCCCTCAATCTAAAAACAAACACACCCGGGTGACTGAAGATAATGATGATCATGCTGTTGTTGACACTCCTATTCCCCAGCCGGCCGCATTTCAGGGTGAAGAAGTATTGACGAAAGCCGGAGATAATGTGGTGGTACTCCTACAGACGTTGGTTGTGCGCCCAATCAAGCAACAGAGGCCGTTGAAAGTGGTGACATATGTCTCGAAACTCCCCCAAAACAATATAACACGCACAACCGTGAGCTCGAAGATGAGGACGATGTTGATCCTCCTGTCACCGCAACTAGACAAGTTCAGGGTGGAGAAGCATTCATGAAAGGCATACAAGTACCAGATATGTATGGATATAATGATATAGATGGTGTGTATAATGAAATGGATGGAAGCAGCTGCAACCCTCTTGACATTGACTTCAGCAAGGAGGACTCTGACATATACGTGGGAAGGACGTTCAAGCACAAAGCGGAGTGCAAGTTGACGTTGGCTATCTACGCAATTGCTAAGGTGTGCACGTTTAAGCTCAGGCATTGCAAACGCCGACTGACGGCGAAATGCTACGAAAAAGAATGCAAGTGGAGAGTAGTGGCTGTTCAACTCGGTGATTCTCCAACTTATCTGGTTAAAAAGGCAATTCTGAATCATGTATGCGTAGCCGACGTTAGAGGGAAGTATAAAAAACATGGTACAGCCAAAGTGCTTGCAGCTCTATTGCGTTCAAAATACGAGAGGCTCTACTCTGGGCCGCGTGCTATGGAACTTCCGGAAATGTTGCGAACAGAATTCAACTATACATGCTCATACTGGAAAGCTTGGAAAGCGAAAGAACTAGCGATTGCATCTGCGCAAGGAACAGAGGAGGATTCATACAAGATGCTACCACAGTACTTCCATGTACTCAAGCTAGCAAATCTTGGAACAATCACCgatattaaaacagaaaaagaCAAAGAAGGAAAAACAAGGTTTAAGTATGCGTTCATGTCCCTGAAAGCATGCATCGATGGATGGAAGTACCTGAGAAGGTGCTAGTGGTGGACGGCACCCACATGTTTGGAAAGTACAAAGGTGTTTTGCTAAGTGCCAGCGGACAAGATGCTAACAGCCGCGTATTCCCGATTGCTTTCGCAGTAGTGGAAAGCGAGAACACATAATCTTGGACATGGTTTTTCGAGAGGTTATCTACTATTGTAGAGGATGCTTCTGAATTAAGTATAATATCAGATAGATGCGCAGCAATTTTCGCAGCGAAAGATAAATGGTACCCACGTGCACACCATGGTATTTGTCTCGTACACCTCCAGCGTAACGTTAATGATAAGTTTAAGGGGCTGCAACAGAAAGCAATGGTTGGCAGAGCTGGGGATGCGTTCAGAGTTTCAGAGTTTAAGGAGATAATGGAGCTTATTAAACTGACGGATTGGAGATGCTGGGATTATTTGGAGAAGATCGACAAGAAGCTATGGACACGTTCACATTTCAAAGGGGAGAGATTTAACGTGATGACTTCTAACGCTGCTGAATCGTTGAATAATGCTCTTCTGCCCGCTCGTGATAGTCCTATAATGGCATTGTTCGAGTTTATTCGCCGGAAGCTGTGTACATGGTATTTAAGAAGACGCACCGAGATCAGTAAGATGAAGGGAAATGTTCCAGATAATATTCAAAAGATACTGGTCGAACAGCTGGTGCTGTCAACGGGCCTTCTAGTTATGCCATGTTCGACTTGGTTATTCGAAGTTACGCACAGGCCAACTAATTTTGGTTTCACGGTTGATCTGGATAAACGAACTTGCACTTGCCTCGAATTCCAAAATCTTGGTTTGCCATGCCGATATGCCATTGCTGCTGCTTCTTGTCGTAATATGCAGTACCCCATGTTTGTTTGCAAACACCATCTCAAAGAGACATGGGCTGAAACAGTTAGGGGTATCATACTTCCGGTTCCGGATCCAAAGGATGTTGAAGTGCCAGCCGAAATACTAACGGTTGATCTTTATCCACCAACGACCAAACGAACGAAGGGAAGACCAGGAATCAAACGTAAACTGTCAGCAGGAGAGATACCGGTAAGACTGTGGTGTTGACTTTGAACAATAATTTCAGTAACGTATAGTAAATTCTCCAATTATACCAACTTTATTGTTTACATCAGGGGGGGAGCAAAAAACATAAGCCGAACAAGTGCTCAAACTGTTTTAAGGAAGGTCACAAGAAGACCACTTTCAAGGAAGTTAAGCCCTGAATAGAGGATCTAGAAAGTCGGTATTTTGATAAAAACGACCAACCTCATTTTggaatgtatttttattgtagATCACCGATGAACCTGTGTTTGATTGGATATGGTGTACGGAACTAGTGTTGAGGTGTACGGGCTTTTCGTactaaatatattatgattgtAGCACATATTTGTTGTACACCTATAGTTGATAAATAGATGCataacattaataaaaaaagtagATATTATATTCGAATAATGTCACAAGAAGATCACTTGCAAGGAAGTTAAGCCCTGAATAGAGGATGTAGAAAGTCTGTATTTTGATAAAAACGACCAACCTCATTTTGGAATGTATTGTATTGTAGAACACCGATGAACCTGTGTTTGTTTGGATATGGTGTACGGAACTAGTGTTGAGGTGTACGAGATTTTTGTACTAAATATATTATGGTTGTAGCACATGTTTGTTGTACACCTATAGTTGATAAATAGATGCATAACACTAATAACAAAAGTAGATATTATATCCGAATAAAGTAACAACACAGAGGGAAAAAAGTACTTAGTGTACTAGCCGAAAACAGAACTTGGAGTAGtatagagtttgtcaaaaaactGCAGACAGAAACCGAAGCTATTACATGTAATTATAGTTATCAATCATCGGAATGGATACGACCTCTTCTCCCCCTACGTAGTGAAAGATCCGCCTCGAGTCCGCTAACATTTTGAGGCTGACCAATTAGGGGTTCATCACCTGGAAGAGCCAAAATGTCCCTTTGAAGATTGAGAGTCTGATAGATCAAGTTGGGGAGAACAATTTTCTTGTCCGCATCAGACTGACGAGACATTTCGATGATCTGGTCATAAGCCAATCGACCAAAGTCTATCGGCTTTTCTCTTACAAACGCGAAGAGAAAACGAAGACGCTTTTTTAGAATTGCATCTACATGGAATCCAGGTAGCCAGTTTAACTCACACAGTTTGTAGAGGCAAAGATACTGTGGGAGGAGCTGTGTTAGGGAGAAAGGCTCCCAGTGAGTACAGCGACCACCGGTGAGGAACGCAATTGCCTGCGACAGATCACCATCCTCCCATGTGTGAGGTTGTTCCACAATTGGAGTCATAAATAGTTGATTAATCACAACGGGGTCGAAAATGAAACGGCATCCCCTGATATAAACGCCCGCGTCCGAACCGTATAGGTTAGAGATGCATTCTCTAACCACCCTTGGACAGAAAGGCCGCACATGCAAAACAGTGTACATCCACCCAACATTTTCTACTATTGAGCGAGCCTCAGCAAATCCCGGATCATCTAACACTAACATCCCCTGGACTAAAAACCCTCGTAAGCAAAGTTGTTGATACTTACGGAAGCTTACTTCAGTTAAATGACGATTAGACCATGGGTTTGGCACCGGTGGGCCGGCAATAAAGAACCCCCGACTGGCTTGTAGCCGCGCTTCAAATGTCATAAAACGAGGTTCTTCCTCGGCCGGCTCAGGTGAGGAACTTGAGCGGTAATCTGAACTTGTGGTGCTGTATTCACGACGGCTGCGATGGGTGGAGGCAGATGACGAAGTCGACATTTTGagggtttcaattttttttctcaaattggATCTAGAAGATGAGTACGAAGGATAAACAAATACAGTTTCCGAGAGGAGATAGTGGATTTCGAGCAGCGCACCTGTCAAGTCGGTCTGTCTTCCTCATTAATGAAAAAGGTGGATGAAGGGACCACCAACACAACGAAAACATAATCTTTGGGCCATACGTGTTTAACTCCCAAATTAAGTTAGGCCCAAAACTTAATCCAGCAACCGGGGTTGATTAAAGCACCGGTGTACAATGATAAATGGAAAGTAAGATTTTTATAGTATATAATGATTAAATGTATTTTCATTGGAAAGATGCCGTTGTAACTAAATTGTAAAAGTCAATATACTTGTCAATATAGCCGTTGTTAGTCATTTTAAACGAATATAGCCGTTGTATATGGGTTGGAACAGATTATAACGGTTTGAATTAATTCCTATTTAAGGAGCTGTGCCTCCCTCGCACTCTACTAGGAACTttctcaaaatatttttaatatccaCAAACTAAGTGACCGATTGGAAAAATGACGGATATGGCGGATCCTTACTATGCGGAGATGAAGCAGCACAAACGGGATGCTGACTGGCTCTTTGCTTGCATGTATGCCAACTACTGCATTCCTAAGAAATGTACGTGTGGTGGTGCTATAACGGTCGAAACTGACGAGAGAGGAAGAAACTACTATGTATGCAAAGTTTTTGAGGTTAGAATGGTTGTTACGCTAATCAATAGTTCGAAATTATTAAACGGTAATCAAtcacataaatattattttccttCTAGGACGATGGTTTGCACATCCGACGTGCCTGCCATGACGCAATCGAGGAAGAGTTTGATGTGATGAAAAGTAAATTTCGCGAGGAGGTCTTGCTCCACCGTAGGCTGCAATTTGAGGTTGAGGAAATGCGTAAGGATATCCAAGAGCTTAAGAATTTACTGATGAGGGGTCGCTGATCGAATCTTATCTTCAATTTGATGTAatgttatataatatatcttTTGTAATGTATGTGGGGTCGTTTATCGGAACAATTGTGTCATTTACGGTGGGTGATTTGTAATGTATGTGGGATCCAATATACAACGGTTGTATAACACGAAACAGTGCCTAACTATGTTTAACTTATTTCccacaaacatataaatagaaCGAATGGTTCGGTTGTTTATGAACACACAACCTTAAAATGAAGCAAGGGGATTCTACAGTTAGAGAGTACAATACATTGTTCCTAAAATCCGGACTCCTTGAAATACACCAACAGGAGACCTTGGTAATGATGTATCGAGATGGTTTACGCGAGGAGATACGGGCAGAGCTTGGGGTTCACGTGTTCTCAACCATTGACGACATAATGCAGGCAGCTTTAGATGTTGAAGAGGGTGATGAATTTGATGAATCAGGCAACCGGTCGAAAGAGAAATCCCGAAGCGGAGAATGTGAGACGTTGGGTGGTACCGATGGCTCTACAACCGAATCTGACGAATCGGGGAACCGGCCGAAGAAGAAAGCCCGAACCGGAGAAGATTTCCTTGAGAACTTAGACGGAGAGGAAGAAGATCCCGGCCAGGCGGATGACAATGATGCTTTTAACGACAGTGACGGGTCTGTTCTGAAGGGGGTTGGAGGGAGCGATGAGGAATCCGATAGTAAGGTTGATCTTGAAGACTATAAGGAGTACCTTGAGAAACATCACATGAGCGAGTCCGAGTCAAGTCGAGAATCCAAGTGATCAGAAATATGGcaatagatttatatatatttgatttatatcaactTAATTTATGTATTAGATTTATATGTGTGCTACAATATGTTCTACActttaacaacaaaaaaatgtaCACCTTTGATAATATGAACTAAATTTATGTATTACATATTACCGAGATGGGTATACCTGCATAGATTTTAAAAGCAATCATAATTAActaaagattttaaaatcaatCATAATTAAGCATATTACCGAGATGGGTATACCTGCATAGATTTCAATCATAAACCCGTACACCTGCTGCTCATAGCCGATCATAACGTACCTCTATCAAAATTAACCATATAGTggaataaatataatatataaacacaaaaaaatagtGTCTGCAATTTAGCTACACAATGAGTTGTACACCCTTTAGAATAAGTTGTACACGTTTAGTTATTTATAGTACGTGGTATATATGGATACACTTTAATACGAAAGTCAAACGGAAACACAGTTTTAGTCCACAATAATGTATCTGTACTTTTCTGTTGTAAGACCGATGCATCAATCGGCCCAATGTAAGTGGTATCGAAGAACGAAAGTTGGTGTAAACAATTGTCATACCCGTTAAACGGTTAACTGTCCTCATACCCGTTAAACGGTTAAGTATTTTTATCTTGCATCATTTCGTTTCATCCCTATGATACTCCTTCGCTAGTCACATCATTTCATCTCTGTTTGTTATGCAAACCTCGATTATAAATTGGGTTGACCCTATTCAATTTTTGGAAGCGGTGACACATTCTTGTCGTAACGTATAAACAGAAATCTCCTAAAAATGGAACAATTCCCTATACTCAGCCTCCCGCCTGAGGTCCAGGGGTTAGTCGTTAAACGCGTGGCACATAACTCCTTCGAAGATCTTTTCAGACTCCGCGCTACTTGCAAGGCTATGCGTTCGTTGGCAGACGATGAAGACGTCTACGCTTCGTTCGATTTGTTTAAATACCCGTGGACGCTTAACGGTTTTAGGCTCCGTTACCTATTGAGAAGATGCTATGCCCAGGGAAACCCAAGTACACTTTACATCAAGGGCGTTGAGTATTTTTACAGGCGAAATATGTACGTTGAGGGTCTTGATTTGATGAAGAGAGCAGCCGATGCTGGATTCGAGCGAGCCTCGTATACCTACGCCATGACAAGCAAATTATGGGATGATGATGGCGACCACTTCAGGGGATTTTCAAGAGACTACGTCGCTAAGATCGGACTACTGGTAAGATCCTTGGCTGGATTGTGGAATTGGGACCATAACGACTACTTCCACATAAGGAGGCACGTCTTTATATCAACAGTCGCACCGATATTTTACAGCTGTCCTTGTTCTCCTCTATTGGAGGGACATTGGGCATTATGGGACATCGACAATAGGAAGGCAGAAGACATGTGTAACCGGTGCTTCTGGATAAAAGAGGTTGGTCTTTTTCTACGCGACTTCAAGGCATCCACCGATCATCCAAACTTTGAAACGTGGCGTTAAGACTTGTTGGATGGTGGTAATCTTCATGCACACTACTCTATCCTACGTACACCGTTGTTAAATTATTGCACACCGACAAATATTTCTAATCCTTCGAAGAGAATACTATTATGTCAATTGAAATTTAGGATACTATTATGTCAATTGAAACGTTGGATACAATTACGTCAATAAAAAACTTGCACACCATATATAAAAGTTGCACACCATATGTCTGCCGGAATAGATACTACAAAATAGATGcaacaatatattatattaaagttTCTCAATAATTTCCTTGAGTAATGCAATCTCCTCAGTGTTTTTCTTCAAGACTTTCTCCATCTCGTGGATCTGATAACCAAGGTTTGCAATCTCACCGTCGTTTTTTTGGGCATCTTCGTCAATTCGATCGATCCGATATTCAACACGACCTAAGCTACGTATCCTGGATTCGTGGTCGTCAACTGTTTTCTTCAAACATCGGGTTTCGTCTTCGATAGCGGCGGTCCATTCTTGCTTTCTGTGCAACCCGTCATTCTGGAAATAGGATTACAACTTACCTTTAAATCTTTGGAAGCAAAGCCAACAATTACATAAAAGATTACAACTCACCTTGAAATCTTTGCATACAAAGTATTTCTTCGGAATGGCTGCCGCTTCTGTAGAGATCTGAATGATAATTGCGCTTCCGCAAGGACAACGATCCGGGATTCCAAAGTTGGAGTCGTTCACAGCCTAAAGCATGTCCACATACGAGGCACCATCCGAGCTGCTGGAAGTCGACATCGAGGGAATTTTGCTGGTAAAGGAGAAAGGGAGATGTTATTAGGTCGAAGTTGGAGAAAGGAGAAAGGGAGATATTATTAGGTCGAAGTTGGAGAAAGTGCTCGTCACTGTGCactttatttcaaaatttaaattaaagtaAATTCAAATTTCGGTCCGGGTTGCCCAAAAATCCGGCCCAgtccaaaccctaaacccgacCCATTTACATTTTTTCCAAAATTCTTTTCTCCAATTCGATTTCAGTCCTTTTTTGGTGTTCATTATTGTTCTCCAACTGGGAAGAGAAATGGAATTCGGTGGCAGATCGAGCTATAAGGGAAAGGGAAAGGGAAAGGGTAATGAAACCGATGTGCGTTGTTTCTGTGCGTTGCCGGCGAAGAAATGTAAATCTTGGACAGACAAAAATCCTGGTCGGAGGTTCTACGGGTGTGAACGCTGGAAGGTAGAATAGTAGTATTGTGTTGTTATTTATCGAAGGGGTTTTCATTTCGTTTATCTTGTAGAGTCCACTTGATTGTGGGTTTTTCCAATGGATCGATGAGGAAGAACCTTTCAGATGGCAAAAGAAAGCTCTGATTGAAGCTAGAGACGAAATTTCTGAACAAAAGCGGACTATCATGGAATTGAAGAAGACCATCTCACACCTCCAGAGTGATTTGGGCAAAAATGCAGAAATAGAGGAAGACATCATTAACGGGTTTCTAAATATGTGAAGAGATGTTTAATTTGTCATGCAAGCTTGTATTTTGGTATCTCAACATCTGCTGTAAACGTGTTATAACCTATGAATTAGTTATgaattagttatttaaatttgCAAAGGTATTCTTCCAACAGAAATTATATGTAGTATTGGGATCGAGGAACTATATTTGGGAGGAAACAGCAGATGTTAAAACATAAATGACATAGGAGAAAACCAGAGAGATTTCCCTGTCAATAATATTTAAAGGATGTTTGCAATGTTGACGCAAATCCAAAATAGCCTGCAGTTTTTGCAATCACATTCTAAGTTGTCTGCGTAATCATGGCCATACACGCACCTGGGTGTCTTGATAACGCCATCATCCGGGAACTTGAAAGATTCCCCATATTTGTTGCAGTTCAGGTCTTCCGCTCCAAAGGCTCTATGGATTCTCCCATTTCACAAGTATTATCCGATCGAAGGTCATGGTGATATGCTGCGAACAGCTGAAACACTTTGCTCGCTTCCTTGTCGTTGCCAAGACAAGCATTGAATATGGCGACAGCTAGGGTTGAGAATCCATGCATTGGGACATTTGGTTCCAATATTTTAATTCTCTCCTCAAGTCCTATGCTCTGTGCTGTAAGGAGACCTTCATAGTAGATTGCCTTTTTGTTGCCAGCACTGACACATTTGAGATGAAACTCACGGAACTGACAACCTTGGCGTATTTGACATGTGACGAACCCGTCCTCCATTTCACTAACATCGCACTTCTTCAAGACTGAAGGCTCGTGTGCGAGGGCGTAACCACGTTTTCCAGCCCGCAAAAAAGGGCCAAGATTGTAAAATGATTCCTCTCCGACAAGCTCAATGATTTTGCACACAATTTCCTGGGGAAGATTTGGGAGTACGTGAGCTTCCATACTATTGGGGTCACTTGTTGGAGTTTttttgtggtctgttttatgGTTGGTATGAGAGGGATTATAGAAATTTAATAGACAGGTTTGTAGAGAAAACGTGTGAGGTTAATACGAGAATTTATTGTCCCACCTACATTTGAAACCTAACACTGTCAAATCATGTTTTAAAAGGTCaataaaaaatctattatttCGTTTGTCTCGGTATAGGTTCAATGCGTCTCCTCGATATAATGACTTATACGGGCGTGACCATCGTAAATAGACAACCTTTCGCTTGCCGCCGTCCGCTCACTATAATTACTGAATTTTGGACATCATTTGCACAACGCTGAAAACACGCCTGACGTCTATTCTTCGTTTGATCTGTATAGATACCCTTGGTGGACAGGCTTGCGTGATACGTTGTTGAGAAGATGCTACGATGTCGGAAACCCAAGTACTCTTTACATCAAGGGTGTTGAGTATTTCTACGCCCTACAACGCCACGAAAAAGGTCTTGCTTTGATGAAGAGAGCAGCGGATGCTGGATACGAACGAGCGTTGTATACCTATGCAATGACTCGCAAACTCTAAT comes from the Brassica rapa cultivar Chiifu-401-42 chromosome A01, CAAS_Brap_v3.01, whole genome shotgun sequence genome and includes:
- the LOC103874530 gene encoding uncharacterized protein LOC103874530 codes for the protein MVGRAGDAFRVSEFKEIMELIKLTDWRCWDYLEKIDKKLWTRSHFKGERFNVMTSNAAESLNNALLPARDSPIMALFEFIRRKLCTWYLRRRTEISKMKGNVPDNIQKILVEQLVLSTGLLVMPCSTWLFEVTHRPTNFGFTVDLDKRTCTCLEFQNLGLPCRYAIAAASCRNMQYPMFVCKHHLKETWAETVRGIILPVPDPKDVEVPAEILTVDLYPPTTKRTKGRPGIKRKLSAGEIPVRLWC